In Clostridia bacterium, one genomic interval encodes:
- a CDS encoding YgjV family protein, whose translation MNDIIVGNVCSLCAAVTDSISGTQKKHNRMLAFQTLSQVFYGVGTIILKGYSSTVQNGVAILRNFAAMKRIKSKAVEWILILLGVALGIVFNNLGLLGWLPIAANLEYSIAVFQFKENVRLLKIAFIINMLMYLTFSIMIKNYIAAVANVVVAVITAIALIKGEPEAADGSEAEEKNEESQTADEE comes from the coding sequence ATGAACGATATTATAGTCGGCAACGTTTGCAGTCTTTGCGCCGCCGTCACGGATTCGATAAGCGGCACGCAGAAGAAGCACAACCGCATGCTCGCCTTCCAGACGCTGAGCCAGGTCTTTTACGGCGTCGGCACGATAATCCTGAAGGGCTACAGCAGCACCGTGCAGAACGGCGTCGCGATACTCCGCAACTTCGCCGCGATGAAGCGGATAAAGAGCAAGGCAGTCGAATGGATACTCATCCTGCTCGGCGTCGCGCTCGGGATCGTTTTCAACAACCTCGGCCTGCTCGGCTGGCTGCCGATCGCCGCGAACCTCGAATACTCGATCGCCGTGTTTCAGTTCAAGGAAAACGTTCGCCTGCTGAAGATCGCGTTTATAATAAACATGCTGATGTACCTCACCTTCAGCATTATGATAAAGAATTACATCGCCGCCGTCGCGAACGTCGTCGTCGCGGTCATAACCGCGATCGCACTGATAAAGGGCGAGCCCGAAGCCGCGGACGGATCCGAAGCGGAAGAGAAAAACGAAGAATCGCAAACGGCAGACGAAGAATAA
- a CDS encoding RNA methyltransferase yields the protein MPNIIEVTDLSAPGLEDYAKLTERELFHQNKPECGIFIAESPNVIHRALDAGFTPLSLLMERSQIAKTADVLERCGDIPLYTSSMEVLSELTGFKLTRGVLCAMRRKPELSAEEVLRGATRVTVLENVVNPTNLGAIYRSAAALGMDAVLLTPGCCDPLYRRCIRVSMGTVFQTPWAHVGEETTDWPHPGLEILKEHGFKTVAMALKNDSVAIDSPALAAEEKLAIILGTEGDGLAEATVAACDYTVKIPMSHGVDSLNVAAASAIAYWQLGNR from the coding sequence ATGCCGAACATAATCGAAGTTACAGACCTCTCCGCGCCGGGACTTGAAGACTACGCGAAGCTGACCGAGCGCGAGCTCTTCCATCAGAACAAGCCCGAATGCGGCATATTCATCGCCGAGAGCCCGAACGTCATACACCGCGCGCTCGACGCGGGCTTCACGCCGCTTTCGCTGCTGATGGAACGCAGTCAGATCGCCAAGACCGCCGACGTGCTCGAACGCTGTGGGGATATACCGCTTTACACCTCCTCGATGGAGGTGCTTTCCGAGTTGACCGGCTTCAAACTGACGCGCGGAGTCCTCTGCGCCATGCGGCGCAAGCCGGAGCTGTCCGCCGAAGAAGTACTGCGCGGCGCGACCCGCGTTACCGTTCTCGAAAACGTCGTAAACCCGACGAACCTCGGCGCGATATACCGCTCTGCCGCGGCGCTCGGCATGGACGCGGTGCTGCTGACTCCCGGCTGCTGCGATCCGCTTTACCGCCGCTGCATCCGCGTCAGCATGGGCACCGTTTTCCAGACGCCGTGGGCGCACGTCGGCGAAGAAACGACCGACTGGCCGCACCCCGGCCTCGAAATACTGAAGGAACACGGCTTCAAGACCGTCGCGATGGCGCTGAAAAACGACTCCGTCGCCATCGACTCCCCCGCGCTCGCCGCGGAGGAAAAGCTCGCTATAATACTCGGCACAGAGGGCGACGGGCTCGCCGAAGCTACCGTCGCCGCCTGCGACTATACAGTGAAGATTCCGATGTCCCACGGCGTCGACTCGCTCAACGTTGCCGCCGCGAGCGCGATCGCCTACTGGCAGCTGGGAAACAGATGA
- a CDS encoding amidophosphoribosyltransferase — protein sequence MGIREECGVFGMMSETPTDAAGLCYYGLYALQHRGQESCGIVVGDGGVFTSRKDLGVVGDVFTPETLASFPKGTIAVAHVRYGTTGGTDRRNCQPIEVNHRKGCMAIAHNGNLSNAAELRSALERSGAIFHTTSDTETIAYIITRERLAAPSTEEAVSRAMDILQGAYSLVIMSPQKLVCARDPHGFRPLCYGKTEDGTYVAASESCALTAVGAEFVRDIEPGEILVFGKDGIESRREHCGKAEKKLCVFEYIYFARPDSVVDGRSVSAARINAGRVLARTHRVNADLVIGVPDSGIDAALGYSRESGIPYDTGLVKNKYVGRTFIAPKGRGDMVSLKLSAVREVVSGKRIVLIDDSIVRGTTCARIVSLLRSAGAKEIHMRVSAPPFRFPCFYGTDIDSRENLIACHHSIPEIAEIIGADSLGYLPVGCLCELAGNSGYCSACFDGRYPTKIPADTRKNRFEQSFSEQFK from the coding sequence ATGGGTATACGCGAAGAATGCGGCGTCTTCGGCATGATGTCGGAAACGCCGACGGACGCGGCGGGCCTCTGCTACTACGGGCTTTACGCCCTGCAGCACAGAGGTCAGGAAAGCTGCGGCATTGTCGTCGGCGACGGCGGCGTGTTTACGTCGCGCAAGGATCTCGGCGTCGTCGGCGACGTCTTCACTCCGGAAACGCTTGCGTCGTTCCCGAAGGGGACGATCGCGGTCGCGCACGTGCGCTACGGTACCACCGGCGGAACCGACCGCCGCAACTGCCAGCCGATAGAAGTCAACCACCGCAAGGGCTGTATGGCGATCGCGCATAACGGCAACCTCTCCAACGCCGCGGAGCTGCGCTCCGCGCTGGAGCGTTCCGGCGCGATATTCCATACCACGAGCGACACCGAAACGATCGCGTATATAATCACGAGGGAGCGCCTCGCCGCGCCGTCGACGGAAGAAGCGGTCAGCCGCGCGATGGATATTCTGCAGGGCGCGTACTCGCTCGTGATAATGTCTCCGCAAAAGCTCGTCTGCGCCAGAGATCCGCACGGCTTCCGCCCGCTCTGCTACGGAAAAACCGAAGACGGAACGTACGTCGCCGCCTCCGAAAGCTGTGCGCTGACCGCGGTCGGCGCGGAGTTCGTGCGGGATATCGAGCCGGGCGAGATACTCGTTTTCGGCAAAGACGGTATTGAATCCCGCCGCGAGCACTGCGGAAAAGCGGAGAAGAAGCTCTGCGTTTTTGAGTATATCTACTTTGCGCGTCCCGATTCCGTCGTCGACGGGCGGTCGGTGTCCGCGGCGCGGATAAACGCCGGCAGGGTGCTCGCGCGGACGCACCGGGTCAACGCCGATCTCGTTATCGGCGTGCCGGACTCCGGTATCGACGCCGCCCTCGGTTACAGCCGCGAATCCGGCATACCCTACGATACCGGGCTCGTCAAGAATAAATACGTCGGCAGGACCTTCATCGCGCCGAAGGGCAGGGGCGATATGGTGAGCTTAAAGCTTTCGGCGGTAAGAGAAGTCGTGAGCGGCAAGCGTATCGTGCTTATCGACGACTCGATCGTCCGCGGAACGACCTGCGCGCGCATCGTTTCTCTGCTCAGAAGCGCGGGTGCGAAGGAGATACATATGCGCGTTTCCGCGCCGCCGTTCCGCTTCCCGTGCTTCTACGGAACGGATATAGACTCGCGTGAAAACCTGATCGCGTGTCACCATTCGATCCCCGAGATCGCGGAGATAATCGGCGCCGACTCCCTCGGCTACCTGCCCGTCGGGTGCCTTTGCGAGCTGGCCGGTAACTCCGGTTACTGCAGCGCGTGCTTCGACGGCAGATATCCGACAAAAATACCCGCGGACACAAGAAAAAACCGTTTTGAACAAAGTTTTTCCGAACAATTCAAATAA
- a CDS encoding CTP synthase, whose product MTKYIFVTGGVVSGLGKGITAASLGRLLKARGLKVAAQKLDPYINVDPGTMSPYQHGEVYVTDDGAETDLDLGHYERFIDEDLNKYSNLTTGKVYWNVLNKERRGEYLGSTVQVIPHITNEIKEFVYNVGKHSDADVVITEIGGTIGDIESQPFIEAARQISLEVGRENSLFIHVTLVPYLHGSEEHKTKPTQHSVKELQGMGVNPNIIILRCDEPLEESIFDKISLFCNVKKDCVIENITLPNLYEAPLMLEKSGFSAVVCRELGLNAGEPDLADWSAMVARIKARPYTVHIGLVGKYVALHDAYLSVAEAMRHAGYYYNTHIKIHWIDSEAVTEENAEETFAGLDGIIVPGGFGGRGVEGMITAAEYAREKRLPYFGICLGMQIAVIEYARNVAGIADANSGEFDENCAHKVIDFMPGQSDEVDKGGTLRLGAYPCDIAPGTTMERCYGTPRISERHRHRYEFNNDYRGVLSECGLTLSGTSPDGLLVETVELTERPFYVGVQYHPEFKSRPNKPHPLFLGFIGAAFRHSGKGE is encoded by the coding sequence ATGACAAAGTATATTTTCGTAACGGGCGGAGTCGTTTCCGGACTCGGCAAGGGAATTACCGCCGCTTCGCTCGGCAGACTGCTGAAAGCGCGCGGGCTGAAGGTCGCGGCGCAGAAGCTCGATCCGTACATCAACGTCGATCCGGGCACGATGAGCCCGTATCAGCACGGCGAGGTCTACGTCACCGACGACGGCGCGGAGACCGACCTCGACCTCGGTCATTACGAGCGCTTCATAGACGAGGATCTTAACAAGTATTCCAACCTTACCACCGGCAAGGTCTACTGGAATGTGCTGAACAAGGAGCGCCGCGGCGAATACCTCGGCTCGACCGTTCAGGTCATCCCGCATATCACCAACGAGATAAAGGAGTTCGTCTACAACGTCGGCAAGCACTCCGACGCCGACGTCGTCATCACCGAGATAGGCGGCACGATCGGAGATATCGAATCCCAGCCGTTCATCGAGGCGGCGAGGCAGATTTCGCTCGAGGTCGGGCGCGAAAACAGTCTTTTCATACACGTCACGCTCGTTCCGTACCTGCACGGCTCGGAGGAGCACAAGACGAAGCCGACCCAGCACTCCGTCAAGGAGCTGCAGGGGATGGGCGTCAATCCGAACATAATCATCCTGCGCTGCGATGAGCCGCTCGAAGAGAGCATATTCGACAAGATATCGCTCTTCTGCAACGTCAAGAAGGACTGCGTTATAGAGAACATCACGCTGCCGAATCTTTACGAAGCGCCGCTGATGCTTGAGAAGTCGGGCTTCTCCGCGGTCGTCTGCCGCGAACTCGGGCTGAACGCGGGCGAACCCGATCTTGCCGACTGGTCGGCGATGGTGGCGCGGATAAAGGCGAGGCCCTACACGGTGCATATCGGGCTGGTCGGCAAATACGTCGCGCTTCACGACGCGTATCTTTCCGTCGCCGAGGCGATGCGCCACGCGGGCTACTACTACAACACTCACATAAAGATACACTGGATAGATTCCGAAGCCGTCACCGAGGAGAACGCGGAAGAGACCTTCGCCGGCCTCGACGGAATAATCGTGCCCGGCGGCTTCGGCGGCCGCGGCGTCGAAGGAATGATAACCGCCGCGGAGTACGCGCGCGAGAAGCGGCTGCCTTATTTCGGCATCTGCCTCGGTATGCAGATCGCGGTCATCGAATACGCCAGAAACGTCGCCGGCATCGCGGACGCGAACTCCGGCGAGTTCGACGAGAACTGCGCCCATAAGGTAATCGACTTCATGCCCGGCCAGAGCGACGAGGTCGACAAGGGCGGCACGCTCCGGCTCGGCGCGTACCCGTGCGATATTGCCCCGGGCACGACCATGGAACGCTGCTACGGAACGCCGCGCATCAGCGAACGCCACCGCCACCGCTACGAGTTCAACAACGACTACCGCGGCGTTTTGAGCGAATGCGGGCTGACGCTCAGCGGCACGTCGCCGGACGGACTTCTCGTCGAAACGGTCGAGCTTACCGAACGCCCGTTCTACGTCGGCGTTCAGTACCACCCGGAGTTCAAATCCCGCCCGAATAAGCCGCACCCGCTCTTCCTCGGCTTCATCGGCGCGGCGTTCAGGCATTCAGGAAAGGGCGAATAA